In Vitis vinifera cultivar Pinot Noir 40024 chromosome 11, ASM3070453v1, a genomic segment contains:
- the LOC132254625 gene encoding uncharacterized protein LOC132254625, which produces MDSASFAQPQFRAIMEVGSHRSVRSRTGAVGLDSVLAIMVVMGELWPGIMDLLYLICMGAISVEVLEMLGMWVYRDIMIHLVAEVPQITFNLLSFTGNHYLHYPPPPLLQGARSHFHPQVVASSYRLATISSRDPLPPQVGVEAGPRHPGPVPPTGIRIYPSHRGGVAPEATSRHGNLPYLRMLPAEVVILDLSAFYEVGEVSTGLSEESITNCLKTRTYISSSCLNLKEAASMDQENDSCIICQEEYQNHEKIVFLDCGHEYHAD; this is translated from the exons ATGGATTCTGCATCTTTTGCCCAGCCACAGTTCAGAGCAATCATGGAAGTAGGATCTCACAGAAGTGTGAGGAGCAGAACAGGTGCTGTTGGGCTGGATTCTGTTCTG GCAATCATGGTAGTGATGGGGGAACTTTGGCCTGGAATCATGGACTTGCTTTACCTTATTTGCATGGGAGCAATATCAGTAGAGGTTCTAGAGATGCTTGGAATGTGGGTATACAGGGATATCATGATACATCTAGTGGCTGAAGTTCCACAAATTACCTTCAACCTCCTGTCCTTCACCGGCAACCATTATCTTCATtatccaccaccaccactgcTGCAAGGAGCAAGAAGCCATTTCCACCCTCAAGTAGTGGCATCTTCGTATAGACTTGCCACAATTAGTTCACGTGATCCTCTGCCTCCTCAGGTTGGTGTAGAGGCAGGGCCCAGGCATCCAGGTCCTGTTCCACCTACTGGAATTAGGATATACCCATCTCATCGAGGGGGAGTCGCACCTGAGGCAACATCGAGACATGGTAATCTTCCTTACTTGAGAATGCTCCCAGCAGAAGTTGTCATACTAGATCTTTCAGCATTTTATGAAGTAGGGGAAGTAAGCACTGGGTTGTCAGAGGAATCCATCACAAATTGTCTAAAAACTAGAACTTATATATCTTCAAGTTGTCTCAATCTGAAAGAGGCTGCAAGTATGGATCAGGAAAATGATTCCTGCATTATATGCCAGGAGGAGTATCAGAATCATGAAAAGATTGTATTTCTTGATTGTGGGCATGAGTACCATGCAGATTGA
- the LOC104880807 gene encoding probable LRR receptor-like serine/threonine-protein kinase At3g47570, with protein MQVAYFWKQMTMKTVFKINPNKEGKITNIKRNNDVFEPHVSKVQNQYSLSFNATRDPNSVSVFKSEIRLDQDNVLGSNSAETETFCNWVGSVVAIEDISLALSSSNFTDLSALLAFKSEIKIDPNNILGSNWTETENFCNWVGVSCSRRRQRVTALSLRNMGLQGTISPHVGNLSFLVKFDLYNNSFHGHLIPEIGHLRRLVVLNMHRNLMEGAIPTSLHQCQKLEVISLSTNKFTGVIPNWLSSLPSLHTLFLGRNNFSGTIPASLGNNSKLQWLGLERNNLHGSIPNEIENLQNLKGIDLHANNLTALIPLAIFNISSLQILSLSQNHLSGTLPSSFGLWLPNLEQLYLGINYFSGNIPLYISNCSQLKYIQLPLNQFSGPVPTSLGQLEHLQELDLEINQLTSQSDSLELSFLTSLTRCRSLEKLYISGNPLNGLLPVSIGNLSSSLQDFVAYSCQIKGPIPKEIGSLRNLNQLDLSENNMTGSIPSTIKGMKSLQRLYLHGNQLEQSIPREICVLSNLGEMELQSNRLSGSIPSCIGNLSHLLILLLNSNSLSLSIPPSLWNLENLLSLNLSSNSLGGSLHGNMRVLKMLQSIDLSRNKFSGNLPTILGGFQSLSSLNLSHNSFWGPIPESFRELITLDYMDLSHNNISGSIPKSMVALSHLQYLNLSFNNLSGEIPSEGPFANFTAASFVENEALCGLPIFQVPPCGSHSNQESKAKFILKFILPAIALMSIAIAVIVIILIKYQKSNMETPNTINVLPSVEHRMISYQELRHATNDFSEDNILGVGSFGSVFKGVLFDGTTVAVKLLNLHLEGAFKSFEAECKVLARVRHRNLVRVISSCSNPELRAVVLQYMPNGSLEKWLYSHNYCLNLFQRVSIMVDVALALEYLHHGQSEPVVHCDLKPSNVLLDDDMVAHVGDFGIAKILVEKKSTTQTKTLGTLGYIAPEYGLEGRVSTRGDIYSYGIMLLEMLTRKKPTDDMFVGEFCLREWVKAKIPDKIMEVIDGNLLRIEDGRDVVAAQDHLLEIMELGLECSKEFPEERIDIKDVVVKLNKIKVQIIATHLE; from the exons ATGCAGGTGGCCTATTTCTGGAAGCAGATGACCAtgaaaactgttttcaagaTCAATCCTAACAAGGAAGGAAAGATTACCAACATAAAGAGAAATAATGATGTCTTTGAGCCTCATGTCTCCAAGGTGCAAAACCAGTACTCTCTATCTTTCAATGCTACAAGAGACCCCAACTCAGTTTCA GTCTTCAAGTCTGAGATCAGACTTGACCAGGACAATGTTTTGGGGAGTAACTCGGCTGAAACTGAAACCTTCTGCAACTGGGTTGGGTCTGTTGTAGCTATTGAAGACATCAG TTTGGCGCTTTCTTCCTCAAACTTCACTGATTTATCTGCTCTGCTTGCCTTCAAGTCTGAGATCAAGATTGACCCCAACAACATTTTGGGGAGCAACTGGACTGAAACTGAGAACTTCTGCAACTGGGTTGGTGTCTCTTGTAGCCGTCGCAGACAGCGAGTAACAGCTTTGAGCCTTAGAAACATGGGTCTCCAAGGCACCATTTCTCCTCATGTTGGTAACCTTTCCTTCCTCGTCAAGTTTGATCTCTATAACAATAGCTTTCATGGCCATCTGATACCTGAAATAGGCCATCTACGTCGCCTGGTAGTCCTAAATATGCACCGGAACTTGATGGAAGGAGCCATCCCTACAAGCTTACACCAGTGCCAAAAGCTTGAAGTCATTTCTCTTTCAACCAATAAATTTACAGGGGTCATACCAAACTGGTTAAGCAGCTTACCCTCACTTCATACCCTATTCCTTGGACGgaataatttttcaggtaccaTTCCTGCTTCCTTGGGTAACAATTCAAAGTTACAATGGCTTGGCTTAGAAAGAAACAACCTTCATGGAAGCATTCCAAATGAGATAGAGAATCTTCAGAATTTGAAGGGAATTGACTTACATGCTAATAATCTCACTGCGTTGATACCCCTTGCAATATTCAATATCTCATCTCTGCAAATTCTTTCTTTATCTCAAAATCACCTTTCAGGAACTCTTCCATCAAGTTTTGGCCTTTGGCTGCCAAATCTTGAGCAACTCTACCTAGGAATAAATTATTTCAGTGGAAACATCCCATTGTATATATCAAATTGTTCTCAGCTCAAATATATACAGTTACCTTTGAACCAGTTTAGTGGACCAGTCCCCACAAGTCTAGGCCAGCTAGAACACCTACAAGAACTTGATCTGGAAATAAATCAGCTAACAAGTCAATCAGACAGTCTTGAACTCAGTTTCCTTACTTCCTTGACAAGATGTAGGTCATTGGAAAAGTTGTATATAAGTGGGAATCCATTGAATGGCCTCCTACCAGTTTCTATTGGAAACCTCTCAAGTTCCCTTCAAGACTTCGTTGCATATTCATGTCAAATAAAGGGTCCAATCCCAAAGGAGATTGGgtccttaagaaatttgaatCAGCTTGATTTGAGTGAGAACAACATGACTGGAAGCATTCCATCAACAATCAAGGGAATGAAAAGCCTGCAGAGGTTATATCTTCATGGCAACCAACTTGAACAAAGCATTCCGAGAGAGATTTGCGTCCTCTCAAACTTGGGAGAAATGGAGCTCCAAAGCAACAGGCTGTCTGGATCAATTCCAAGTTGCATAGGAAATCTTAGTCATTTACTGATCCTGCTCTTGAATTCCAATTCACTGTCCTTATCGATTCCACCAAGCTTATGGAACCTTGAAAATCTCTTGTCCTTGAATTTATCATCTAATTCACTGGGCGGAAGCCTCCATGGCAAcatgagagttttgaaaatgCTGCAAAGCATCGACTTATCTCGGAACAAATTCTCAGGTAACCTTCCAACTATTCTTGGGGGCTTTCAAAGCTTAAGTTCTCTCAACTTGTCACATAACTCATTCTGGGGGCCTATTCCTGAATCCTTTAGAGAATTGATAACATTGGATTACATGGATCTCTCCCACAACAATATATCCGGATCAATTCCCAAATCTATGGTGGCACTTTCACATCTCCAATATTTGAACTTATCTTTCAATAATCTGTCAGGGGAAATTCCAAGTGAAGGGCCTTTTGCAAACTTCACAGCAGCATCTTTTGTGGAGAATGAAGCACTTTGCGGACTGCCGATTTTTCAAGTCCCACCTTGTGGAAGTCATAGTAACCAGGAATCAAAGgctaaatttatattgaaatttatcCTTCCGGCCATTGCATTAATGTCTATCGCCATTGCTGTCATTGTCATCATCCTGATAAAGTATCAAAAGAGTAACATGGAAACACCAAATACTATTAATGTATTACCTTCTGTGGAGCATAGAATGATTTCATATCAAGAGCTTCGCCATGCGACAAATGATTTCTCCGAAGACAACATCCTCGGAGTGGGAAGCTTTGGCTCTGTCTTCAAAGGAGTACTTTTTGATGGGACTACTGTTGCTGTTAAACTTCTAAATTTGCATCTTGAGGGTGCTTTCAAAAGTTTTGAAGCAGAATGTAAGGTGCTTGCAAGGGTTCGACACAGGAATCTTGTAAGAGTCATAAGTTCATGCTCCAACCCTGAGCTAAGGGCTGTGGTTTTGCAGTACATGCCCAATGGAAGCCTTGAGAAGTGGTTGTATTCTCACAACTACTGCCTAAATCTCTTCCAAAGAGTGAGCATCATGGTGGATGTTGCATTAGCTTTGGAATATCTCCATCATGGTCAATCAGAGCCTGTGGTGCACTGTGATTTGAAGCCTAGCAATGTCCTCTTGGATGATGACATGGTTGCTCATGTGGGTGACTTTGGCATTGCAAAGATTTTGGTAGAGAAAAAGTCGACAACACAAACCAAGACTCTAGGTACTCTCGGCTACATTGCACCAG AGTATGGCTTGGAAGGAAGAGTGTCCACAAGAGGTGACATTTACAGCTATGGGATAATGTTATTGGAAATGCTTACAAGAAAGAAACCCACTGATGATATGTTTGTAGGAGAATTTTGTTTGAGGGAATGGGTTAAGGCTAAAATTCCGGACAAAATAATGGAAGTCATAGATGGCAATCTACTGAGAATTGAAGATGGAAGAGATGTGGTTGCAGCACAAGATCATCTTTTGGAGATAATGGAACTTGGCTTGGAGTGTAGCAAAGAATTTCCAGAAGAACGGATTGACATAAAAGATGTTGTGGTGAAGCTTAACAAGATCAAAGTGCAAATCATTGCAACTCATTTGGAATAG
- the LOC100240972 gene encoding probable LRR receptor-like serine/threonine-protein kinase At3g47570, with amino-acid sequence MGSFYVVFLVGLLLLQSCVVNLAISPSNFTDLSALLAFKSEIKLDPNNVLGSNWTKTENFCNWVGVSCSRRRQRVVVLSLGDMGLQGTISPHVGNLSFLVGLVLSNNSFHGHLVPEIGRLHRLRALIVERNKLEGEIPASIQHCQKLKIISLNSNEFTGVIPAWLSNFSSLGTLFLGENNFTGTIPASLGNISKLEWLGLGENNLHGIIPDEIGNLNLQAIALNLNHLTGSIPPSIFNISSLTQIVFSYNSLSGTLPSSLGLWLPNLQQLFIEANQLHGNIPLYLSNCSQLTQLILTSNQFTGPVPTSLGRLEHLQTLILAGNHLTGPIPKEIGSLRNLNLLNLADNNLIGSIPSTIKGMKSLQRLFLGGNQLEQIIPSEICLLSNLGEMNLGYNNLSGSIPSCIGNLRYLQRMILSSNSLSSSIPSSLWSLQNLLFLDFSFNSLSGSLDANMRALKLLETMDLYWNKISGNIPTILGGFQSLRSLNLSRNSFWGPIPESLGEMITLDYMDLSHNNLSGLIPKSLVALSNLHYLNLSFNKLSGEIPSEGPFGNFTATSFMENEALCGQKIFQVPPCRSHDTQKSKTMFLLKVILPVIASVSILIALILIVIKYRKRNVTALNSIDVLPSVAHRMISYHELRRATNDFSEANILGVGSFGSVFKGVLFDGTNVAVKVLNLQIEGAFKSFDAECEVLVRVRHRNLVKVISSCSNPELRALVLQYMPNGSLEKWLYSHNYCLNLFQRVSIMVDVALALEYLHHGQSEPVVHCDLKPSNVLLDGEMIAHVGDFGIAKILVENKTATQTKTLGTLGYIAPEYGSEGRVSTRGDIYSYGVMLLEMFTRKKPTDVMFVGELSLRQWVMTSIPDKIMEVIDGNLLRIEDGRDVIAAQGDLLAIMELGLECSREFPEERVDIKEVVVKLNKIKLKLF; translated from the exons ATGGGGAGTTTTTACGTGGTCTTCCTTGTAGGATTGCTGTTATTGCAGTCATGTGTGGTCAATTTGGCCATTTCTCCCTCAAACTTCACTGATCTGTCAGCTCTCCTTGCCTTCAAGTCTGAGATCAAACTGGATCCCAACAATGTTTTGGGGAGTAACTGGACCAAAACAGAGAACTTCTGCAACTGGGTTGGTGTCTCTTGTAGCCGTCGAAGACAGCGAGTGGTGGTTTTGAGCCTTGGAGACATGGGTCTCCAAGGCACCATTTCTCCTCATGTTGGTAACCTTTCCTTCCTTGTTGGGCTTGTTCTCTCTAATAACAGTTTCCATGGCCATCTGGTACCTGAAATAGGGCGTCTGCATCGCTTGAGAGCACTTATAGTAGAACGCAACAAACTGGAAGGAGAGATCCCTGCAAGTATACAGCACTGCCAAAAGCTTAAAATCATCTCTCTCAATTCCAATGAGTTTACAGGGGTCATACCAGCATGGTTAAGCAACTTTTCCTCACTTGGTACCCTATTCCTTGGAGAGAACAATTTTACAGGTACTATTCCAGCTTCTTTGGGTAATATTTCCAAGTTAGAATGGCTTGGTCTAGGTGAAAACAACCTCCATGGAATCATTCCGGATGAGATAGGGAATCTGAATTTGCAGGCAATTGCCTTgaacctaaatcaccttactGGATCAATACCCCCCTCCATTTTCAATATCTCCTCCTTAACACAAATTGTCTTTTCATACAATTCCCTTTCCGGAACTCTTCCATCAAGTCTTGGTCTTTGGCTTCCAAATCTTCAGCAACTTTTCATAGAAGCAAATCAGCTTCATGGAAATATCCCTCTGTATCTATCAAATTGCTCTCAGCTCACACAGTTGATATTAACATCAAACCAATTTACTGGACCAGTCCCCACAAGTCTAGGCCGTCTAGAACACCTCCAAACGCTTATTCTGGCAGGAAATCATCTAACAGGTCCAATTCCAAAGGAAATTGGTTCCCTGAGGAATTTGAATCTGCTTAACTTGGCAGACAACAATCTGATCGGAAGCATTCCATCAACAATTAAGGGAATGAAAAGCCTGCAGAGGTTGTTTCTTGGTGGTAACCAACTTGAACAAATTATTCCTAGTGAGATTTGCCTCTTGAGTAACTTGGGCGAAATGAACCTCGGTTATAATAATCTGTCTGGATCAATTCCAAGTTGCATAGGAAATCTTCGTTATTTACAAAGGATGATCCTAAGTTCCAATTCACTATCCTCCTCAATTCCATCAAGCTTGTGGAGCCTTCAAAATCTCTTGTTCTTGGATTTCTCCTTTAATTCACTGAGTGGAAGCCTTGATGCAAACATGAGAGCATTGAAGTTGCTGGAAACCATGGACTTATATTGGAACAAAATTTCAGGTAACATTCCAACCATTTTGGGGGGCTTCCAAAGCTTGCGTTCTCTTAATCTATCAAGGAACTCATTCTGGGGACCTATTCCTGAATCACTTGGTGAAATGATAACACTGGATTACATGGACCTTTCCCACAACAATCTATCCGGCCTGATACCAAAGTCTCTTGTGGCACTTTCAAATCTTCACTACTTGAATTTGTCTTTCAATAAGCTGTCAGGGGAAATTCCAAGTGAAGGGCCCTTTGGAAACTTTACAGCAACATCTTTCATGGAGAATGAAGCACTTTGTGGGCAGAAAATCTTTCAAGTCCCACCTTGCAGAAGTCACGACACCCAAAAATCCAAAACTATGTTTCTTTTGAAAGTTATTCTTCCCGTCATTGCATCAGTGTCAATCCTTATTGCTCTCATTCTCATTGTGATAAAATATCGAAAGAGGAATGTGACAGCACTGAATTCAATTGATGTATTACCTTCTGTGGCGCATAGAATGATTTCATATCACGAGCTTCGTCGTGCAACAAATGATTTCTCTGAAGCCAACATCCTCGGAGTGGGAAGCTTTGGTTCTGTGTTCAAAGGAGTACTTTTTGATGGGACAAATGTTGCTGTTAAAGTTCTAAATTTGCAAATTGAGGgtgctttcaaaagctttgatGCAGAATGTGAAGTGCTTGTAAGGGTTCGACACAGGAATCTCGTTAAAGTCATAAGTTCATGCTCCAACCCTGAGCTAAGAGCTCTAGTTTTGCAGTACATGCCCAATGGAAGCCTTGAGAAGTGGTTGTATTCTCACAACTACTGCTTAAATCTCTTTCAAAGAGTGAGCATCATGGTGGATGTTGCATTAGCTTTGGAATATCTCCATCATGGTCAATCAGAACCTGTGGTGCACTGTGATTTGAAGCCTAGCAATGTCCTCTTGGATGGTGAGATGATTGCTCATGTCGGTGACTTCGGCATTGCGAAGATTTTGGTAGAGAACAAGACTGCAACACAAACCAAGACTCTAGGTACTCTTGGCTACATCGCACCAG AGTATGGCTCGGAAGGAAGGGTGTCCACAAGAGGTGACATTTACAGCTATGGAGTAATGTTGTTGGAAATGTTTACAAGAAAGAAACCCACTGATGTTATGTTTGTTGGAGAATTGAGCTTGAGGCAATGGGTTATGACTTCAATTCCGGACAAAATAATGGAAGTCATAGATGGCAATTTACTAAGGATTGAAGATGGAAGAGATGTGATTGCAGCACAAGGTGACCTTTTGGCAATAATGGAACTAGGCTTGGAGTGTAGCAGAGAATTCCCTGAGGAGAGGGTTGACATAAAAGAGGTTGTGGTCAAGCTTAACAAGatcaaattaaaactattttga